The stretch of DNA ATGAACCCCAATTTGCACCACTGTTTCCAATTGAAACACCAAAAGCCCCACTTCCGGATGCCAAGTAATTGCCAGGGCTGGCTGGATTATTGGTAGCACTGTTCAGACCCCCATTTCCCCAAACACTCCGAGAAGCCGAATTCATTAGAGCATCACTTCTCCCACTTCCCCCACTATTGCCAATAGGAGTGGTATATCTGTTTGGATTTCCATTGTATAAGGGATTTATCCGACCATATCCAAGACTGCCACCATAACCAGAAGTTCCTCCATAGCTGGGGTTCAATCCTGAATCCAAATTCACTCCCATTCCATAACCATTGGAGCCAAATGGGGTAAACCCACTTCTAGCACTAGTAAGTGGACTAAACCTTCCTTCCATTTTGACACCATAATTTCCAATTGGACTCATATTGAAACCCTGAGCATAACTATTTAGTAAGCTACCAGTTCTATTCAGGCCATAGTTAAATCCTACCAATGGGCTCCGGCTAGGTCCAGGTGAAAGCTCTTTGGGAACTGCTCTCTTGACCTCAACCATCTTTCCATTGAGTTCATGAAAGGTTTTGTAGAGAACTCTATCCACAGCTTCTTCTGAGTCATATGTGATGAAGCCAAAACCTCTGGGCCTCTGGGTATTGTGATCATACATTACAACAACATCAGTAATTGTACCAAACTGATCAAAGTACTTTTTAAAATCACTTTCTGTGATTGTTGATGGTAAACCTCCAACAAAAATCTTTTTGGTGCGTCCAGGACCTGGAGATCCTTGGATGGTACCAGACTGTCTGTTTACAGTGATCTGATCGTCCCTGGGAACAGCTTTTTTAGCTTCAACCTGAAAATTGAGAGCACAACACAGATGGATCAAAACTACAAGTCATTTTCAGTTTCCTGTCCTATAAGCAAAAGAAGTCCATGCTTAATACAATGCAGCCATAAATTCAGGTCAATGGAGTCCAAAATGAACACGATTTATATCAAACCAACATAGTAGAAAATATAAAACGTAGGGACACAATGATCTCCATCAGAAACATAAATTTAGATAGGTCCCATCACTGCCCATCCAAATAACATGTATTGACATAATGGTTAGTAAATCTATAATGAAAAACTCACTGTGCGGCCATCAATTATGTGCTTATCCATGATGACTCTTTCAGCAACAACAGGATCCGAAAAGACAACAAATCCGAAACCACGAGCGCGACCTGTTGTGCGATCTCTCATGATCACAGCCTCTATTACCTCTCCATATTTCCCAAAATATTCTCTGAGACGTTCCTCATCAGTGTCCCAGGAAATTCCCCCAATGAAGAGCTTGCCAAGATCCGATTCCATCTGTTCTGCCACCAACCATGCCCAGTTAGCCATCAATCACTCATTTCATCAAACAAATCCAATCCAACCACTCCTACGGAATCAAAATTCGCATGCCAAACCAAAAACAATTCGACATAAAAATTAGAAATCAGAAATTTCAACGCACACAATCTAGATTGTAGATTACTGAGTCATGGCCAAAGCTCCAGTCCCAGAACCAATCTAAATGCAGAGCTCAATGAATAATGCATAATTGAGCTCAATCCCCAGAAAGATTCAATTTTTGACgagcaaaaacaaaacaaaacgaTCATAAATGCAGATTAGATAAATCTGTGAAGAAGGGTCACCTTATATTGAATCCCAGACAGAACCCAGTTGGTGCTTCAATCAGATATGAAGTGGGTTATGCCAAATTCGATCTAAGAGAATCGGATCTTCGGAGCATCAATCAAAAGCTGAACCAAAATATCTAATCCAGCAAAGAGAGAAACGAAGCAGAGCGATCAGAAATGCAGATTAGATAAATCTGTGAAGAAGGGTCACCTTATCTTGAATCTCAGCCAGAACCCAGTTGGTGCTTAAATCAGAAACGAAGTGGGATATCTCAAATTCGATCTAATCGGATCTCCGGAGCATCAATCAACAACTTTCTAATCCAGCAAAGAGAGAAGAACCCAAGCAACAGCTGTTtgtactttttataaaatttttaatttttatgttttttttttagttttttttttttctttttcttttcttctgggATCAGAGAAGAGGGGATTGTGAGAGGCGAAGAGATCAAAGGAATATGAAAGGAACCCAGATGGGAAGGAAATTCACCATTCAAAGATGAATGGTTGGTgatggaaagaaagaaaaaagaaagtaaaactaataataataatgagagGTTATGTGAAAAATTGAATGGAAGGGGAAACTAAGAATGGGAATGAAAACAGAGGATGTGGCATGGCATAGCATCCTCTCTCCTCTCCTCTTCTGCTTTCTTATCTTGTTGCTTCCTTGCTTGCTTCCACTACCCACCCTTAATTAATTCAAAAGAAATGCAATTTCAAGCAAACAAACATGGCCAAACAAACACTtcacaatttatatataaatacttctacacacacaaacaaagaaagagagatagagagagagaaacacACACACTGCAAATCGTGCAAGAATATTTGGAGGAGCCAGCAAATGACAACagatcatgttttttttttttttttatgaatcatTTGATTTAACTAtgtataaaaaggaaaaaaaaaatgtaaatcaccacatattttttctttaataaaataataacattgatTTGCACAAAAGAAATTCATGTGAATGTGTGTAGATATGCAGTGGAGTTGTTGGATAGATTGTTGtcatagtaattattattattggaatGCATGTTATATATAGATGTATGAGGAACATGTATGCGACTTTAATGATTTggataaaatgttaaaaaaattgtagtgAGTAGATTGGtggaattgaaataaataaaagattatttttattttaaaaaggtaaaaaataaaataaaacatgttgTTTCGAGTTGGAAATGAAGtcagttaaaaaaatgtttttttaaagcaAAGAAACAAACTCCATGATTTTTGGGTACAAAATCGTGTTTTAGATTTTGATAACGTAGTTTGCTAAAATTGAACACAAATTATAACttattaactatttttgtttttggataTGGAATGGTATATGCATTACGTAGGAAGCAAATCATTGGATTGGAAATAGTAAAGCCATAGAATGTGTACGTTACCCTTCAAATTATagggttttattttttatttttttggcttttactcataaaaaataaaaaacgtttTAAATCTATGGTCATAAGCATTTTTCGtcattgaaatttatattcagCTTTAACATCACACTAACCAtggttgaagaaaataaaaataatgacaaaCTTAGCTATAAATGTCTcacattttcacaaaatttttaaggatataaagtgaaaaaagaTATATGAAAAATGTTAGGTTATGGTGGGAGTAGATGGAGCATCAACTTATGtgcttatttaatttaaaaaaattgaatgagtTTTGATGGAGGAACCAATTGAAAGTGCAATGCAATCCAACGGGTAATTCCTATAAACAAAGCAAAAACCAACAACGTTTGTGTCATTACAATAACACCCAATAACAAAACAACACCCAAAACCTTTTTTTATGTCAATAATTCTAGAAACCCACCTCCAATATATTTACTAAATGTTGAGatcaaaagttaaaattttcaaaattaccaaatttaaagacttttaacaacattttttatccttatatttaaaataataatttaatttcttttttatttatttaatattattttatactttttaaaacggttcaattatgtttataatttcgttccaaaatattaagttggtattctaatcttaatttgattctaatttatgaaaattaattcaattttattctaattgttttaaaataatgtaataattattttttattgaattttttgaaacaaattaaaaatattttatcaaaattaacattaagattatattaattatatcagcaaaataaattcattcatCTAGATTAAAAAGTAGGAAACAAAAGCAACATAAGAAAGTCTAGAAATAGTAGATTAGCATGAaggaagactaaattgaattaaagtCTATGGATTCATTATTATGTTATGTTGTGTGAAGAATGAAGAATGAGTTAAAAGAAAGttgaaaaatgaaggaaaagaaagaatggtTGGTAACATATTTTCTAGGGTGATATGATGCATGGAGACCTTGAAAGCTACTCTAAAAGGTGTAGGCAGAGTTACAATATTTGCAGCTGAACTACACCATAACCTCTTACCTTGGATTTTTTCCAAAACAAACCCATCATAACGTACAATCTAATCATTACACATTCACATTATTATCAttcatctttttccttttttcattttcaaaacttcgtGTAACAaatatcgaaaaaaaaaatgatattttcagTTTATGcactttgaaaatgaaaatgaaacgAGTAAAGATTTTAAGACTGAATCATCATTGTTCCCTTTTACCTGCAGTTTGAGGCCACTACCCATGACAGTTGCTACATGTGTGGATCAGAAACATGTCTTGAAGGAATCAACACTGCAAAGACCAATAAATACAAGAGGGAAAGTTAAGTTTGACCTCtttgaagagaaataaataGATTTAATTAGAAAGATGATACTCACTTTTGTTTAGATATAACTGTAATCGTTTTTAAAGATGTGTCAATGGAATTCTAACTTTTTAAAAAGGGTTTTAATCAAGTTTCTTGGTTTCTTTCAaaccaaaattattaaaatcgttaacttaattaatttgttgctgaaaataacctaattgagacatcttttcaaaagttgggttTCAATTGATACATTTTGAGAACGGCTAACAAACTGACACATATGAACGAAAGTGAATACTATCCCactaattaaactaaataaatataaatctaaatttaaatctCACATCGAATCAAAATATGAAGTTGAgcatcatataataataaagactTATAAATTTATcgtcttaaaattttaatttaaaaataatgttaatatgtTATGTATAAGttgaattcatattttattagtgtTGTATTtccctaattatatttttttaaaattttctcgtAGTAAGATGTTATTTTCCAAGAACTCTATCTCCTAAACACCCTTTAGACACATccttcaaatttaataatttgggTAATAAATTGTTTGGTGTATTTAAAAGTTTCATATTCGGATGACAATTGTCTTAATACTTCATTTGATCTTTATACGTAACAATTgctcaatatttttttagtttattttttattcaatgtgattttaatatttattagaaaaaatctTGATTTTTTGGGTTacattaatgttaattaatgtTAGTTATTGTTAGAGGATGATGACTTATTAGAATAATAGAAacgtttttctttttacaaatatacaaatataacaCTCTATCAAATAATTATCCTTTAACAAAATTAACGTTGATCTAAAAGAGACTATGTTGACtctttcaaataataaatattgaaactATATAGAATTAAAAAACACATTGACTAATTATTAATACTAAAACAAAAGTGATATtaaatctataatatatattattactaaaagtgtaaataaaaaattggtcTAACTTATCTTGATGTGATGCATTAAATTGACAGAGCCatcaaccatttttttaattaaaaattaaaatacgaataatattaaaactgtttttttaaaatatataaatatataataatgttgtaatatatatgattaaaattatttattaatttttaattgataattatacagtaatatttaatatatcaaaataacaataattttaaattattttataagacactgattaatcaattaaaaactttaaaaaataattatagaactaagtatatatatatatatatatatatttataattagatTAGGAATacaattagagatggcaaataaacccgtgcccgtgggtatcacccgaacccgtccccgttttgacggggaatccccgctttgactgggtatgggtatgggtatgggtaatacccgaaattttcaactggggatggggatggggatggggatatatatatacccgcccaaatactcgtccccgcttaaattactaaactatttataatttattaaataatctaaaaaatatatataaataaataatatatttacacataaaatataatataatataatataatatagtatatatacatataaataaaatatacttttatatatatatatatatatatatatatatatttacacatacacataaaatataatataatataatataatataatataatataatataatataatataatataatatatatacatataaataaaatatacttatatatatatatatatatatatatatatatatatatatatatatatttacacatatacatgtaatataatataatataatataatataatataatatacatataatatatatacataataatataatataatatatataatatatacgtataaaacaaattaatcatttaactagtgagatcttttataaacaaatttataacattacaaatttataaaaatttaaaagaaatatatatatatatatatatatatatatatatatatatatatatatatatataaaaaagcataaaatatctacgcatatacatataatatatatacataataatataatatatattattatatttatattattatataatataatataatatatacttaaaataaatatatatctataaatatatatatatatatatatatatatatatatatatatatatatatatatataaacataagatatccacgcatataatatatatacatagtaataataatataatatataatataatataatatatatatatatatatatatatatatataacatatttctcattctctttattttttgttatacactttgtttactctctcaattgtctggtttgtttttcaagatttaattttgaaggtaatttttcttcttcttattacataatttttactctctgtacatggttatgttcaaataggtgttcctcaatttcattctatgaaataatttttaggttacacatttgattatctttatttatttatttattttcatgaaaatgtttgactcttattttgtagctcttctttttgttactttggttatacacttttttactctcttttaattgtttggcttgttctttaaggtttaagcagatcttcaaggtacttttccttttatcataatcttaattatacatttttttttccgttatgttatgttcaaatggatattctcaaatttgggtcacacatttaattatctttactcctttatgataattttatttattatttattttttgtttcatgataatgtttaattctcaattttaagtgctcaattgcataaatccttaatttaattcaagatcaaaagatgaagaatctatgtttaaatttgaattattattaatttaattttgttatttgtgctatttcgtttaagtggtataatataaatttttaatagtata from Vigna unguiculata cultivar IT97K-499-35 chromosome 8, ASM411807v1, whole genome shotgun sequence encodes:
- the LOC114194053 gene encoding heterogeneous nuclear ribonucleoprotein 1-like, which produces MESDLGKLFIGGISWDTDEERLREYFGKYGEVIEAVIMRDRTTGRARGFGFVVFSDPVVAERVIMDKHIIDGRTVEAKKAVPRDDQITVNRQSGTIQGSPGPGRTKKIFVGGLPSTITESDFKKYFDQFGTITDVVVMYDHNTQRPRGFGFITYDSEEAVDRVLYKTFHELNGKMVEVKRAVPKELSPGPSRSPLVGFNYGLNRTGSLLNSYAQGFNMSPIGNYGVKMEGRFSPLTSARSGFTPFGSNGYGMGVNLDSGLNPSYGGTSGYGGSLGYGRINPLYNGNPNRYTTPIGNSGGSGRSDALMNSASRSVWGNGGLNSATNNPASPGNYLASGSGAFGVSIGNSGANWGSSVPTQGGGAASGYSTWGNTYEGGDNSIGLGGGGYGRNSSPSVPQSSTFTAPTGGYEGSYGDLYRSGSVYSDSTWQSAASEIDASGSFGYGGLGGIASDDPVKSSEGFIGNYNVISRQTNRGIAA